The Rubrobacter tropicus nucleotide sequence GGCCGGACGCCGGGCATATGATGGCCTTGTAAGAAAGGGAGCTTGCGAGGAAATATCGTCGGGAAATCGGAGGAGGTGCCGGGAAGAACACTGCCGGTAAGTACGTTTGGTAGCCGGACTCTAGAAAGGAGTCATTCTACGTGGCCCGAAGAAGCGTAACCAAGGCGCACAAGAAGATCCAGGAGCTCTCCTGGGAGCCGACCTTCGTCGAGAAGGACCCGAAGTACAAGACCGATTACGTGTTGAACAAGGGTTCGCAGAAGGACCCGATGAAGCAGGTAATGCAGTCCTACTTCACCATGCAAGAGGAGAAGGACCACAGGGTATACGGCGCCATCGACGGCGCGGTCCGTGGGAACATGTGGCGCCAGGTGCAGCCCAGGTGGATGGAGTGGCAGAAGCTCTTCCTCTCCATCATCCCCTTCCCCGAGATCTCCGCGGCAAGGGCGATGCCGCTGCTGACGGAGGCCGTGCCGAACCCCGAGATCCACAACGGGCTCGCGTTCCAGATGATCGACGAGGTGCGCCACTCGACGATCCAGATGAACCTCAAGCGCGAGTACATGAAGAATTACATCGACCCCGCCGGCTTCGACATCACCGAGAAGGCCTTCTCCAACAACTACGCCGGCACCATCGGCCGCCAGTTCGGCGAGGGCTTCATAACGGGCGACGCGATCACCGCCTGCAACATATATTTGCAGGTAGTCGCCGAGACCGCGTTCACCAACACCCTCTTCGTCGCCATGCCTTCGGAGGCCGCCGCGAACGGCGACTACCTGCTACCGACCGTGTTCCTCTCGGTCCAGTCCGACGAGTCTAGGCACATGAACAATGGGTACGGGACGCTCTTGATGGCGCTGGCGAACGACGAGAACAAGGATCTTATAGAGCGCGACCTGATCTACTCGCTCTGGAACCAGCACGCCGTCGTCGACGCGGCCATCGGCACGTTTATCGAGTACGGGACGAAGGATAGGCGCAAGGACCGCGAGTCCTACGCCGAGATGTGGCGCCGCTGGTACTATGACGACTACTACCGCAGCTACCTGGTACCGCTCGAGAAGTACGGCCTCAAGGTGCCCCACGACGTGATCGAGGAGTCCTGGGATAGGATCTGGAACAAGGGCTACGTCCACCGCGTCGCCCAGTTCTTCGCGACGGGCTGGCCGGTCAACTACTGGCGCATCGACCCGATGACGGACGAGGACTTCGAGTGGTTCGAGCACAAGTACCCGGGCTGGTACGACGAGTTCGGGGTGTGGTGGGAGCACTACCGGTCCCTCTCCGAGCCAAACGGCCACAAGCCGATAGCCTTCGAGAACACGGGCTACGTCTACCCGCACCGCTGCTGGAGCTGCATGGTGCCGTGCCTGATCCGTGAAGACACGGTGATGGATTACGTCGACGGCCAGTGGCGCACCTACTGCCACGAGTACTGCCACTGGACGGACACGGTCGCCTTCCGCGACGAGTACAAGGGCCGCCCGACGCCGTCGATGGGCAAGATGACCGGCAAGCGCGAGTGGGAGACCCTCTACCACGGCTGGGACCTCGCCGACATCCAGAAGGACCTGGGCTACGTCCGCGACGACGGCAAGACCCTCGTCCCCCAACCCCACGTCCAATTCGACGAGAAGAAGATGTGGACCCTCGACAGGATGAAGGGCATCGAGTTCCAGAGCCCGAACGTCCTCCTAAACCAGATGTCCGACGAAGAGCGCGAGAAGCACATGGCGGAGTACAAGGCAGGCTTCACCATAAACTCGAGCTACTAACCGTCCACGACGTCCCAAAGCAGGGAGCGGCCGGAGGTTCGGCCGCTCCCTTTTTCGCGCCGAAACGGCACTTTCCAACATTGTCGTAAGACCCCGTTTTGCCCCTTCATTGTCCACGCATTCCAACGCGGTAGGAATCGCGGGGCGCAATTTTGACCGGTCCGTGTTGTGCGCTTAGGATCGATATCGAGGAAGGGGTTTTCGGATCATACGGGCGGCGCGGCCGTCCGCTTACCGGAGGAGTTGGTCAGGGCATTATGGGAGAGAAGCACATGGTTCGCTTCGAGCCGGTCGGGGTCGAGATAGAGGTCGACGAGGAGGAGACGATCCTCGACGCGGCCTTCCGCCACGGCGTCATGCTTATGCACGGCTGCAAGGAGGGTCAGTGCTCGGCGTGCAAGTCCTTCCTGCTCGACGGAGACCTCGAGATGGGACGCTTCTCCACGTTCGCCCTCAACGAGACGGAGGAAGAAGAGGGCTACGTGCTGTTGTGCAAGTCCCACGCCTACAGCGACCTCGAGGTCGAGCTCCTCAGCTACCACGAGGACATGCTCAACACGGGCATCCCGATCCAGCTCGTCTTCGCCGAGGTCGGGGAGATAGAGGATCTCACCCACGACATAAAGCGGCTCGTCTTGAAGCTCGTCGACCCGCCCGAGATGAACTTCAAGCCCGGGCAGTACGCCGAGATCTACATCCCCGGCACGGACACGCACCGGGCCTACTCGATGGCGAATACGCCTTCTTCCGACGATCGGGCGGAGTTCATAATCAAGATCTACCCCGGCGGGCGGTTCTCGGGGCTTCTTGACGGGGAGCTGTCGGTCGGGGACAAGATGAAGATAAAGGTGCCGTTCGGGATGTTCATGCTGCACGAGAAGTCCGAGGCGGACATCGTGTTCGTCGGCGGCGGTTCCGGGATGGCCCCGATATGGTCGATCCTCAACCACATGGTCGAGAAGAGCATCGACCGCAAGGCCACCTTCTACTACGGCGCCCGCACCGAAAAGGACCTCTTCTTTCTCGACGAGCTGGCGGCGATGGAGCAGAAGCTGCCCGACTTCCGGTTCGTGCCGGCCCTCTCCGAGCCCGACGAAGACGGGGACTGGGAAGGCGAGACGGGGGTCATCACGGACGTGGTCGGGCGTCTCGAAGGCGACCTCGGCGGGACCGAGGCGTACCTGGCCGGACCGCCGCCGATGATCGACGCGGCGATCCCGGTGTTGCAGATGAAGGGCGTCGACGAGGAGCACATCTACTTCGACAAGTTCACCACCACGGGCGAGTCTGAGGGCTCCGAGCAGAAAGAAGAGGCCGGACCCCGCTTCCCCGGCCCGGCCGGGTAGCGTGGCGCGCGGGGAGAGGAGGACGCCGACGTAGTAGGGGTGGGTATCGGCGTCCGTCCAGAAAGGAGGCGACACACCAGGAGAATTAGGCGCTCGTAGCACACAGCCAAACGGGAAAGGAGGTCGCCACAAGGTGACCGAAGAGAAGGCAATTACCGAGGGCGTTGGCAGGGGAGAGCGTAGCCTGCCCCCCATCCGTCTGACGGACGCCGAGGCCGGCGCGGCCGTGTTCGCGGGGTCCAACAGCCGCAAATACAACTACTTCGAGCCCAAGGGGCGCAGGGCCAGTCACTACGAAGACGTTACGGTGGACGTCCAGCCCGACCCCGAGAAATACCTGACGCAGGGTTGGATCCTTGGCTGGCCCAACGGGGACCTTGGCTACGATCCCAAGTGGACCAAGATAAAGTCGTCCAACTGGCACGAGTTCCGCGACCCCAACGAGGAGTGGGAGAAGACGTTCTATATCAACAACTCCAACTCCATACGCCAGATCCAGCAGAGCATCGAGGACGCCAAGTCCGAGAACATCTTCGAGGACTGGAGCAGGGACTGGCTGAACATCCTCGCCAGGCACGTCAGCACCTGGTCGCACGCCGACCACGGCCTCGGGATGTACGTCTTCATGCCGGCCCAGCGGGCGGCGATGAGCAACATGCTAAACAACGCCATCGCCGTTAACTGCATGCACAAGCTCCGCACGGCCCAGGACATCCTTCTCTACAACCTGGAGCTGACGGAGATCTTCGGCGAGGACGTCTTCGACGGCGCCGCGCACAAAGACACCTGGATGAACGATCCGTCCTGGCAGGGCGTGCGAGAGAACGTCGAACGCATCATGAACGAGAAGGACTGGGCAGAGACGGTCTTCGCCGCCAACATAGTCTTCGAGCCGCTCGTCGGCGAGCTCTTCCGCAGCCAGTTCGTGATGCGCTTCGCGGCCCCCAACGGCGACTTTTTGACGCCCTCGATCATCGGTGTCAGCGAGCGCGAGTTCAACGACAGGGACCTGCGCTACAGCAAGGAGATGTACCGGGTCATGGGCGCGGACGAGGTCCACGGCGAGGCGAACCGCGAGCTCATGCAGGAGTGGCTGGCGAAGTGGACGCCCTACAGCGTCGCCGCCGCCAAGGGCCTGGAGCCGCTGTGGTCCGAGCCGGAGACCAAGCCCGCCGCGGCAAGCTTCGAGACGGCCTACGAGAGAGTCCAGACCCGGTTCGAGGGCATCCTCTCGGACCTCGAACTGCGGATGCCGCAGGAGGTGACGGCGTGACCGGGGGCACCGAACAACGGTTCAAGAACGAGCGCACCGCGTCGGGCAGGTGCGGGGTCACGTTCAGCGCCGGCGTGGAAGGCAACGTTATCGCCGAGCTCATGGGCGAGAAAGAGGGCGTGGAGGTCACCAAGTACCCGGCCATGATCCGGATAGACGCCAACGACAAGCTCGAGTTCGTGATGGAGGACATAGCCGACGCCCTCGGCGAGGAGGAGTTCACCACCAACGACTTCGAGATCGAGACCTCGACCCACTACGGTCGCATGGTCCGCCTCGACGACCGCGTCCTCCTCTTCGCCAACCCCGAGGACGCCGCCGAATACCTGGGCTTCGAGCCCCCGGACGACGACGAACCGCAACTGCCGGCCTGACCGAGGGCCAAAGGTAGAAGGCCTGCGGTCTCCCGCACGGGAGACCGCCGGCCTTTTGCATCCCCCCGAGATGCACCCGGCTACGGCGGTTTGCGCGTGGGACCAGCCCCGGCGTCGTCTTACTTCAGGGCCGGTGAGAGAGCGCCTTGACGACGTTTCGGGGGCTCGGGAGGCGTTCCACGCCCGGCCATCCGCGGCTGAGCAGCCCGCCACCGCGTCCGACGTAGGAGATGATCACGGACGTAGGACCATCGTCCCCGAAGCTGACCATCAGGTAGTACTTGCCGTGCGCCCCGATAACCGCGCCGGACGGCGCGCCCCCCTCCCGAACCTCCCATCCGAGCCGGGCGAGCTCACCGCGCACCTCGGCCCTGCTCTCCCCACGAGAAGCCACGCGTCCTCCCGCTCCGGAAGACTGGACCGTTTCGCCGGCTTCCGGGTTGCCGCCCTTCAGCCGTTGCCCGACCGGGGCGCCAGGTCGCGCTCTTTGAGGCGCAGAATCTCTCTGGTGAACTCTTCGGGGGTGTCGGCCTTCTCGTAGGCGCCGGCGATATCCTCTATATCCCTGCGGTTCATCAAGAGGTACTCCCAGCCGTCCTTGGTGTGAAGGCCCTCGAAGGCGCAGACCGCCATCGCCACGGTGTTCCACGGGTCCTCGGTCCCGTTCTCGTGGCACATGTACAGCATCCTGCCGGCCTTGAGGGTGCGTTCCCCGAACACCCTCGGCTCCGTGCGCCTGTTCGCGTGATCCCCGAGCATCCCGGACTCCTTTCGTGGATGGGCGGCGACAGACGGTCGCGTTCCCCGGTGAACGTCCCCCGCTTGCAACAGTCTATACAGAACGGGTTCCCATGTCCCCACTCCCCGGCGTTTTTCTTACATTGTCGGAAAGCCGGGGGCGTTGTTGCCCCGGGTCGAGGGTTGACCCTATAATC carries:
- a CDS encoding ferritin family protein codes for the protein MARRSVTKAHKKIQELSWEPTFVEKDPKYKTDYVLNKGSQKDPMKQVMQSYFTMQEEKDHRVYGAIDGAVRGNMWRQVQPRWMEWQKLFLSIIPFPEISAARAMPLLTEAVPNPEIHNGLAFQMIDEVRHSTIQMNLKREYMKNYIDPAGFDITEKAFSNNYAGTIGRQFGEGFITGDAITACNIYLQVVAETAFTNTLFVAMPSEAAANGDYLLPTVFLSVQSDESRHMNNGYGTLLMALANDENKDLIERDLIYSLWNQHAVVDAAIGTFIEYGTKDRRKDRESYAEMWRRWYYDDYYRSYLVPLEKYGLKVPHDVIEESWDRIWNKGYVHRVAQFFATGWPVNYWRIDPMTDEDFEWFEHKYPGWYDEFGVWWEHYRSLSEPNGHKPIAFENTGYVYPHRCWSCMVPCLIREDTVMDYVDGQWRTYCHEYCHWTDTVAFRDEYKGRPTPSMGKMTGKREWETLYHGWDLADIQKDLGYVRDDGKTLVPQPHVQFDEKKMWTLDRMKGIEFQSPNVLLNQMSDEEREKHMAEYKAGFTINSSY
- a CDS encoding NADH:ubiquinone reductase (Na(+)-transporting) subunit F — its product is MGEKHMVRFEPVGVEIEVDEEETILDAAFRHGVMLMHGCKEGQCSACKSFLLDGDLEMGRFSTFALNETEEEEGYVLLCKSHAYSDLEVELLSYHEDMLNTGIPIQLVFAEVGEIEDLTHDIKRLVLKLVDPPEMNFKPGQYAEIYIPGTDTHRAYSMANTPSSDDRAEFIIKIYPGGRFSGLLDGELSVGDKMKIKVPFGMFMLHEKSEADIVFVGGGSGMAPIWSILNHMVEKSIDRKATFYYGARTEKDLFFLDELAAMEQKLPDFRFVPALSEPDEDGDWEGETGVITDVVGRLEGDLGGTEAYLAGPPPMIDAAIPVLQMKGVDEEHIYFDKFTTTGESEGSEQKEEAGPRFPGPAG
- a CDS encoding aromatic/alkene monooxygenase hydroxylase subunit beta yields the protein MTEEKAITEGVGRGERSLPPIRLTDAEAGAAVFAGSNSRKYNYFEPKGRRASHYEDVTVDVQPDPEKYLTQGWILGWPNGDLGYDPKWTKIKSSNWHEFRDPNEEWEKTFYINNSNSIRQIQQSIEDAKSENIFEDWSRDWLNILARHVSTWSHADHGLGMYVFMPAQRAAMSNMLNNAIAVNCMHKLRTAQDILLYNLELTEIFGEDVFDGAAHKDTWMNDPSWQGVRENVERIMNEKDWAETVFAANIVFEPLVGELFRSQFVMRFAAPNGDFLTPSIIGVSEREFNDRDLRYSKEMYRVMGADEVHGEANRELMQEWLAKWTPYSVAAAKGLEPLWSEPETKPAAASFETAYERVQTRFEGILSDLELRMPQEVTA
- the mimD gene encoding propane 2-monooxygenase effector subunit MimD; the encoded protein is MTGGTEQRFKNERTASGRCGVTFSAGVEGNVIAELMGEKEGVEVTKYPAMIRIDANDKLEFVMEDIADALGEEEFTTNDFEIETSTHYGRMVRLDDRVLLFANPEDAAEYLGFEPPDDDEPQLPA